Proteins encoded together in one Rubripirellula reticaptiva window:
- the gluQRS gene encoding tRNA glutamyl-Q(34) synthetase GluQRS yields MITSRLAPSPTGAQHLGNARTYLIAHWSALHSQANMILRIEDVDSPRIKPWATAQVIEDLRWLGITWNEGPDVGGPHSPYVQTERMSLYRTSLDRLIEADRVYPCVCTRKDIEEAGSAPHFEHESPIYPGTCASWQNGDQLPEPGKYCWRFRAGSDNVAFDDLVLGQQSCIPKTSLGDFPITQKNGQPSYQLAVVVDDAAMGITEVVRGNDLLASTFRQLEIYAALDAIPPQFAHVPLVRGPDGRRLAKRHGDTRLSHYRDRGVAPETIIRWAAQTSGLDPNGEGFSWSKLSREDVIFDDFS; encoded by the coding sequence ATGATCACTTCCCGTCTGGCACCATCGCCCACCGGCGCCCAACATTTGGGGAATGCGCGAACGTACTTGATCGCGCATTGGTCGGCGCTGCATTCGCAGGCGAACATGATTCTGCGAATCGAAGATGTGGATTCACCGCGGATCAAACCATGGGCGACGGCGCAAGTGATCGAAGACTTGCGTTGGTTAGGTATCACGTGGAACGAAGGCCCCGATGTTGGCGGTCCTCATTCACCCTACGTCCAAACCGAGCGAATGAGTCTGTATCGTACCTCGCTGGATCGCTTGATCGAGGCCGATCGAGTTTACCCGTGTGTTTGCACGCGGAAAGACATCGAGGAAGCCGGATCCGCGCCCCACTTCGAACACGAGAGCCCGATCTATCCGGGCACCTGTGCGAGCTGGCAAAACGGTGACCAGCTTCCAGAGCCTGGCAAGTATTGTTGGCGATTTCGCGCGGGCAGCGATAACGTCGCATTTGACGATCTCGTGCTCGGTCAACAATCGTGCATCCCGAAGACGTCGCTCGGTGATTTTCCAATTACCCAAAAAAACGGGCAGCCGTCTTACCAGCTTGCGGTCGTGGTGGACGACGCGGCAATGGGGATCACTGAAGTCGTCCGTGGCAACGATCTTCTCGCCAGCACATTTCGGCAGTTAGAAATCTATGCTGCGTTGGACGCCATCCCACCTCAATTTGCTCACGTGCCGCTGGTCCGAGGCCCCGACGGTCGGCGACTCGCCAAGCGTCATGGCGACACGAGGCTGAGCCACTATCGTGACCGGGGTGTTGCACCAGAGACGATCATCCGCTGGGCTGCCCAAACAAGTGGGCTCGATCCCAACGGCGAAGGTTTCAGTTGGTCGAAGCTCAGCCGAGAAGACGTGATCTTTGACGACTTCTCGTAA
- a CDS encoding protein kinase domain-containing protein has product MTNVSPQRSASPGISPGEASTSILGIWRVGRLLHRSTTAELSLAQPADAAGSPRWDYAIKRATADDIESRRQITQFVAAASTIVHPNLVAVLDASNSAASPYLVMPRLDGVTMQAHLDSSDPKPLPVALWLVRQLAQALDALHTAGWVHGDVKPDNAIVGSRGHVTLVDLGFACRIHTVAGGHFRGTPAYSAPEAISGNHAAIAASDVFSLGRILWQWLAHTHAASRATLEPIADLVESMIAVDAVKRPTAGRVAKQLLKLEIETLGQHIGPSEGIRRAA; this is encoded by the coding sequence GTGACGAACGTCTCACCCCAACGTTCCGCATCGCCTGGCATCAGCCCAGGCGAAGCGTCGACTTCGATCCTCGGCATTTGGCGAGTCGGCCGCCTGCTGCATCGCAGCACGACAGCCGAACTGAGTTTGGCACAGCCCGCCGACGCCGCAGGCAGTCCGCGATGGGATTACGCGATCAAGCGTGCCACCGCTGACGATATCGAGAGTCGTCGACAAATCACCCAGTTCGTCGCTGCAGCTTCGACGATCGTACATCCAAATTTAGTTGCTGTTTTAGACGCTTCGAATTCGGCTGCATCGCCGTATCTTGTGATGCCGCGACTTGATGGCGTCACGATGCAGGCTCATTTGGATTCTTCGGATCCGAAACCGTTGCCGGTCGCGTTATGGTTGGTTCGGCAATTGGCTCAGGCGCTAGACGCGTTGCACACCGCCGGCTGGGTGCACGGCGATGTGAAACCCGATAACGCGATCGTCGGTTCACGTGGGCACGTGACGCTTGTGGATCTCGGGTTTGCCTGTCGAATTCACACGGTGGCGGGAGGCCATTTTCGCGGCACTCCGGCTTACTCGGCACCCGAAGCGATCTCGGGCAATCACGCTGCGATTGCGGCGTCAGATGTCTTTTCGCTGGGGCGGATTTTGTGGCAGTGGCTAGCCCACACTCACGCAGCCAGTCGCGCGACGTTGGAACCGATTGCTGATCTTGTTGAGTCGATGATTGCGGTTGATGCGGTTAAGCGGCCAACCGCTGGCCGAGTGGCAAAGCAATTGTTGAAGCTCGAAATTGAAACGTTGGGCCAACACATCGGTCCATCCGAAGGAATTCGCCGCGCGGCGTGA
- a CDS encoding DUF1501 domain-containing protein, protein MSYPNDSIRDGVARWATRRHFIKDCSLGLAGMWMGASATGQASAMESGGHDGRGVHFPPRAKRVIFLHMAGAPSQLELFDYKPDLQLLDGKECPASFLEGKRFAFIQGVPKMLGPQFPFKQCGESGAWVSDRLPEFQSVADKVCFIKSMQTTQFNHAPAQLLLHTGNQNLGSASFGAWTMYGLGSENENLPGFIVLVSGGKTPSAGKSVWGSGFLPSVHQGVQCRSKGDPVLYLSNPDDVSRQQRRRALDAIERINRATFEESGDPEVLTRISQYEMAFRMQTHATDAFDLSQETVATHEAYGTQPGQESFANNCLLARRLAERDVRFIQLFHWGWDSHGAGAAEALNAGFTDRCNEVDRPMTALLKDLEQRGLLEDTLVVWGGEFGRTPMRENRGGKEMKLIGRDHNPGGFTMWLAGGGVKPGISFGETDEIGYEAVRDKVSPHDLHATLLHTLGIDHKRLTYFTQGLPQRLSNVTQPSRVVEEILS, encoded by the coding sequence ATGAGCTACCCTAACGATTCGATTCGCGACGGTGTTGCCCGCTGGGCCACGCGGCGTCACTTCATCAAGGACTGTTCGCTTGGTCTGGCTGGGATGTGGATGGGGGCTTCGGCGACCGGGCAAGCCAGCGCCATGGAATCTGGCGGACACGATGGTCGTGGCGTGCATTTTCCGCCTCGCGCCAAACGAGTGATCTTTCTGCACATGGCAGGCGCGCCGAGCCAACTTGAACTGTTCGATTACAAGCCGGACTTGCAGTTGCTTGATGGCAAGGAATGCCCGGCAAGTTTCTTAGAAGGCAAACGGTTCGCGTTCATTCAGGGCGTTCCTAAAATGCTGGGACCGCAGTTTCCGTTCAAGCAATGCGGCGAAAGCGGCGCTTGGGTATCGGACCGATTGCCCGAGTTCCAATCGGTGGCGGATAAGGTTTGTTTCATCAAATCGATGCAGACGACTCAGTTCAACCACGCTCCTGCGCAGTTGTTACTGCACACCGGAAACCAGAATTTGGGTTCTGCTTCGTTTGGTGCTTGGACGATGTACGGGCTGGGCAGCGAGAACGAAAACCTTCCCGGATTCATCGTTTTAGTTTCCGGCGGAAAAACGCCGTCGGCGGGCAAGAGCGTTTGGGGATCAGGTTTCTTGCCATCGGTTCATCAAGGCGTTCAGTGTCGTTCCAAGGGCGATCCGGTTTTGTACCTTTCAAACCCAGATGATGTCTCTCGCCAGCAACGTCGCCGAGCGTTGGACGCGATTGAACGAATCAACCGAGCGACCTTCGAGGAATCCGGCGACCCCGAAGTGCTGACCCGCATCTCGCAGTACGAGATGGCGTTTCGGATGCAGACTCATGCGACCGATGCGTTCGATTTGTCACAAGAAACAGTGGCGACTCACGAGGCCTACGGGACTCAGCCCGGCCAGGAGTCATTCGCCAACAATTGCTTGCTGGCTCGGCGGTTGGCAGAACGGGATGTGCGATTCATTCAGTTGTTTCACTGGGGTTGGGATTCGCATGGCGCGGGTGCGGCGGAGGCGCTCAATGCAGGTTTCACGGACCGCTGCAATGAAGTCGATCGACCGATGACGGCACTATTGAAGGACTTGGAGCAACGCGGGCTGTTGGAAGATACGCTGGTGGTTTGGGGCGGCGAGTTTGGCCGGACGCCGATGCGAGAAAATCGCGGCGGAAAGGAAATGAAGTTGATCGGCCGCGATCATAATCCTGGCGGCTTCACGATGTGGTTGGCCGGTGGAGGTGTGAAACCCGGTATCTCGTTCGGCGAAACCGACGAGATTGGATACGAAGCTGTCCGCGACAAGGTTTCGCCGCACGATCTGCACGCGACTCTGCTGCACACGCTGGGGATTGACCACAAGCGACTGACGTACTTCACCCAAGGATTGCCTCAGCGGTTGTCCAACGTCACGCAGCCGTCGCGAGTGGTGGAGGAAATATTGAGCTGA
- a CDS encoding PSD1 and planctomycete cytochrome C domain-containing protein: MRTEYPRPFLGIIIAAVFSLLVSAEAMGVEPIDFNRDVRPILIQHCTSCHGGVKQAGDVSFVYADLVLPPDGWIVEPGDPDASVLIERITTDDPDARMPPPDEHPEPLSAEKVATLTRWIAEGAKWGDLWSMAPLETDFKLPVHDSNWARKSLDEFVLAGVVANELTHAPEAPPAQWLRRASFDLNGLPPTIDQIDSFLKKCVDANSGLEVDQVYAAEVDRMLASPNYGQRWASLWMDLARYADSRGFEKDPHRDMWPYRDWLIDAFNRDMPYDEFTIKQLAGDQLPDPTADELIATAFHRNTQTNTEGGTDDEEFRVAAIIDRVNTTWTVWQATTFGCVQCHSHPYDPIEHDEYYRCMALFDNSSDADLDDDYPTIKVPMDRSQIEDAVAIQRQHEIIRNERNEFGRSFATSVPWNLITPANVSSTGGQLEIVGDHVQTKSGTFPVGVEYTVDFAAESMTETESPMTALRIEIARLSDDPTTGPEKGSVLSKLIASLIAADGTKSPVQFTDVFVDSVTGPADPRDALKDNDRGVGEFPKLNATRWAVFVLAEPLQIPDAASLELVMRQKASTSGNNATPIRRFAWSTSDDIRWIQRSTSDELRRLDETLSQSKSRVDKIQGGSLPVMASRPVSARRETRTFTRGNWMDRGEEVEPGIPSVFANADGFPVVNNRLQFAKWLVSTENPLAARVWANRVWAQLFGRGLVETQEDFGSSGLPPSDPLLLDHIANRLQSSHQWHLKPFLRELVLSSTYRQDNEVTAEQHAKDAANRYYARGPRTGLSAEMVRDQAIEASGLINNQVGGPSVMPPQPDGVWQTIYSGASWENAKDSQRYRQALYTYWRRTSPYPSFLTFDSPTRDLCSARRIDTNTPLQALVTLNDPVYQECSHALADRSLALCDGSIEHTIQRMYRSVTGKFPTDLESTELLSLYRDLCDPSAEDQFADQTVDRAAMAIVANTILNLDKALTK, from the coding sequence ATGCGCACTGAGTACCCCCGCCCGTTTTTGGGCATCATCATCGCCGCAGTTTTTTCATTGCTGGTTTCCGCTGAAGCGATGGGAGTCGAGCCGATCGATTTCAACCGTGATGTGCGACCGATTTTGATCCAGCACTGCACGTCGTGTCATGGTGGCGTTAAACAGGCGGGTGACGTGTCATTTGTCTATGCCGACCTTGTCTTGCCGCCGGATGGCTGGATCGTGGAACCCGGCGATCCTGATGCGTCGGTCTTGATCGAACGAATCACCACCGATGATCCCGATGCGCGGATGCCACCACCGGACGAACATCCCGAACCGCTTTCAGCAGAAAAAGTCGCGACATTGACGCGGTGGATTGCTGAAGGTGCCAAGTGGGGCGATCTATGGTCGATGGCGCCGCTGGAGACCGATTTCAAGCTGCCCGTTCACGATTCCAATTGGGCGAGAAAGTCGTTGGACGAATTTGTTCTTGCTGGTGTGGTTGCCAATGAATTGACACATGCACCCGAAGCGCCACCGGCCCAGTGGCTGCGGCGAGCGTCGTTTGATCTGAACGGCTTGCCACCGACGATCGACCAAATTGATTCGTTCTTGAAAAAGTGTGTCGATGCGAATTCCGGTTTAGAAGTCGATCAGGTCTACGCCGCGGAAGTCGATCGAATGCTCGCCAGTCCTAACTATGGGCAACGGTGGGCTTCGCTTTGGATGGACTTGGCTCGGTATGCGGATTCGCGTGGCTTCGAAAAGGATCCTCACCGTGACATGTGGCCTTACCGTGATTGGTTGATCGACGCTTTCAATCGTGACATGCCCTACGACGAATTTACGATCAAGCAATTGGCCGGCGATCAACTTCCTGATCCAACGGCCGACGAATTGATTGCGACGGCGTTTCATCGAAACACGCAAACCAACACCGAGGGTGGTACCGACGACGAAGAGTTTCGTGTTGCGGCGATCATTGATCGGGTCAACACGACATGGACGGTCTGGCAAGCGACGACGTTCGGATGTGTCCAGTGTCACTCGCACCCGTACGACCCGATCGAACACGACGAGTATTACCGATGCATGGCGTTGTTTGATAATTCGTCGGACGCCGATTTGGATGATGACTATCCGACCATCAAAGTCCCAATGGATCGATCGCAAATCGAAGACGCCGTCGCAATCCAGCGACAGCACGAAATCATTCGCAACGAACGCAACGAATTTGGCCGCTCATTTGCGACTTCCGTTCCGTGGAACTTGATCACGCCGGCAAACGTTTCCTCCACCGGTGGCCAGTTGGAAATCGTTGGCGATCATGTGCAGACCAAATCGGGCACGTTCCCGGTTGGCGTTGAGTATACCGTTGACTTCGCTGCTGAATCCATGACCGAAACGGAGTCGCCGATGACGGCGCTGCGGATTGAGATTGCTCGCTTGTCGGATGATCCCACGACCGGCCCCGAAAAAGGTTCCGTACTTAGTAAATTGATCGCTAGTTTGATCGCCGCCGACGGCACAAAGTCGCCAGTTCAGTTTACTGATGTTTTCGTCGATTCTGTGACTGGCCCGGCCGATCCACGCGATGCGTTGAAAGACAACGATCGAGGTGTGGGCGAGTTTCCGAAGTTAAACGCTACACGCTGGGCCGTTTTTGTTTTGGCCGAACCGCTGCAAATCCCTGATGCAGCAAGCTTGGAATTAGTGATGCGACAGAAGGCCTCCACGTCGGGCAACAACGCGACACCGATCCGCCGGTTCGCTTGGTCGACCAGCGATGACATAAGATGGATTCAGCGATCGACAAGCGATGAACTTCGGCGACTCGACGAAACGCTTTCCCAGTCAAAATCGCGAGTCGACAAGATCCAGGGTGGGTCGTTGCCGGTGATGGCCTCGCGGCCAGTTTCGGCGCGAAGAGAGACTCGAACTTTCACTCGCGGAAATTGGATGGATCGTGGTGAAGAGGTCGAACCGGGAATTCCAAGTGTGTTTGCAAATGCAGACGGGTTTCCGGTGGTCAACAATCGATTGCAGTTCGCGAAGTGGTTGGTTTCGACCGAAAATCCATTGGCGGCAAGAGTTTGGGCCAACCGTGTTTGGGCACAGTTGTTCGGACGCGGGTTGGTCGAGACTCAAGAGGATTTTGGTTCAAGCGGCCTGCCGCCGTCGGACCCGCTGTTGCTTGATCACATCGCCAATCGATTGCAATCCAGCCATCAGTGGCACTTGAAACCGTTCTTGCGTGAACTGGTGTTGTCGTCAACCTATCGACAAGACAACGAAGTGACGGCGGAACAGCATGCTAAGGATGCAGCAAATCGGTATTACGCTCGCGGACCACGGACCGGATTATCGGCGGAAATGGTTCGTGACCAAGCGATCGAAGCATCGGGGTTGATCAACAATCAAGTCGGCGGTCCGTCCGTGATGCCACCTCAGCCCGACGGAGTATGGCAAACCATTTACAGCGGCGCGTCATGGGAAAATGCAAAAGATTCACAGCGTTACCGGCAGGCCCTCTACACGTATTGGCGGCGCACGAGTCCCTATCCGAGTTTTCTGACATTTGATTCGCCGACTCGTGACCTTTGTTCGGCACGTCGGATCGATACAAATACTCCGCTTCAAGCATTGGTAACTCTAAACGATCCTGTTTACCAGGAATGTTCGCACGCGCTCGCTGACCGTTCGCTCGCTCTGTGCGATGGATCGATTGAGCACACGATCCAGCGGATGTACCGGTCCGTAACGGGGAAATTTCCGACTGATCTGGAATCCACCGAGCTGTTGTCGCTGTACCGAGATCTGTGCGATCCTTCGGCAGAAGACCAGTTTGCAGACCAAACCGTCGATCGGGCAGCAATGGCGATTGTCGCCAACACTATTTTGAACCTCGACAAGGCGTTGACCAAATGA